One Bdellovibrio bacteriovorus str. Tiberius DNA segment encodes these proteins:
- the mutS gene encoding DNA mismatch repair protein MutS, whose translation MKQFWDIKSVHQDKILLFRMGDFFEMFFDDAVKAAPVLGIALTQRNKKSQDETPMCGVPHHSIAGPINKLLAAGFKIAICDQLEDPKLAKGIVKRGVTRVLTPGMVYDSDTLDGTKPHYLVSLDSESLSFLDTTTGEAFFFRSKKTTELLRFLQILPVAEIVIAKEDESLLTGVDGVLISHHEDIADLLHPLLKNEAPMSAARLVSYVGNMSGEESLATISPFVMRDLEHRLEISSTTLRHLEVFSTYKGEGLGSLFHAINRTQTSAGSRLLRQWLSFPLRDLNAIEQRLSSVEFWRSHVLELKRVRQILGQMGDIERRLGKISQPQCNGRDLLALAGSVHAGISALEVLVHATGGQANFEGLRDLAYKIERTMVEDPPLATKQGYLIRNGVSPELDELIELSTNAQAMVSRMEAEEKEKTGISSLKIRYNNVFGYYIEITNSHKDKAPAHYQRKQTLTNAERYCTDELIELERKVLSANTKRADLEFEFFEALRKEILAQCPGLLALAHECSEVDVVASLAWLSLEEKYVRPKFSADGSLKMKASRHPVVEQTVKKNFVANDLELRQHSCLLLTGPNMAGKSTLMRQVALNAILAQMGSFVPCDEAEMPIFDAIFTRIGASDQLSEGLSTFMVEMTETSAMLKNATKDSLVILDEVGRGTSTFDGMCLAQSILEHLLSDVKALTFFATHYHELTSLDQSFGQITNAHMTVAERNGEIRFLHTLVKGPALKSYGVQVAELAGLPATVTKRAKSLLRDIESKRVQASSQLSLLDSLTSDEVYVEPVVVNVDPEAARVGEKMKSLMEELQKFPLMQTSPLDVMNQVAKWKEIVERV comes from the coding sequence ATGAAACAGTTCTGGGACATCAAATCTGTCCATCAAGATAAAATCCTTCTTTTCCGTATGGGGGACTTCTTTGAGATGTTCTTTGATGATGCTGTGAAAGCAGCTCCGGTGCTGGGAATTGCACTGACTCAAAGAAATAAAAAATCCCAGGACGAAACGCCGATGTGCGGAGTGCCTCATCACTCTATCGCAGGGCCTATCAATAAACTTCTGGCAGCAGGATTCAAGATCGCCATCTGTGATCAGTTGGAAGATCCAAAACTTGCCAAAGGCATCGTAAAGCGTGGTGTGACCCGCGTTCTGACGCCGGGGATGGTTTATGATTCCGACACTCTGGACGGCACAAAACCGCACTATCTGGTCAGTCTTGATTCCGAATCCTTAAGCTTCCTGGATACAACAACCGGCGAGGCGTTCTTCTTCCGTTCCAAAAAGACCACCGAGCTTTTGCGCTTCCTGCAGATCCTGCCGGTGGCAGAGATCGTGATCGCCAAAGAAGATGAATCCCTGCTGACGGGTGTGGACGGTGTGCTGATCAGTCACCACGAAGACATCGCAGACCTGCTTCATCCGCTTCTTAAAAACGAGGCCCCGATGTCGGCAGCTCGTTTGGTTTCTTATGTCGGCAATATGTCTGGCGAAGAGTCGCTGGCGACTATTTCTCCGTTTGTGATGCGTGATCTTGAACACCGTCTGGAAATCTCCAGCACGACTCTTCGTCACCTTGAAGTTTTCTCGACCTATAAGGGTGAAGGTCTGGGCAGTTTGTTCCATGCTATCAACCGCACACAGACCTCTGCGGGCAGCCGTTTGCTGCGTCAGTGGTTGAGCTTCCCTTTGCGTGATTTGAATGCGATCGAACAGCGTCTGTCGTCTGTTGAGTTCTGGCGCAGTCATGTTCTGGAGCTAAAGCGCGTTCGTCAGATCCTGGGGCAGATGGGCGATATCGAAAGACGTCTGGGTAAGATTTCCCAGCCTCAGTGCAATGGCCGTGATCTGCTGGCTTTGGCGGGCAGTGTGCACGCGGGTATCAGTGCTTTGGAGGTTTTGGTTCACGCGACGGGTGGCCAGGCCAACTTTGAAGGCCTGCGTGACCTGGCTTACAAAATCGAACGCACCATGGTTGAAGATCCGCCTTTGGCGACCAAGCAGGGTTATTTGATCCGTAATGGTGTGTCTCCGGAACTGGACGAGCTGATTGAGCTTTCCACCAATGCGCAGGCCATGGTGTCTCGCATGGAAGCGGAAGAAAAAGAAAAGACCGGCATTTCCAGTCTGAAGATTCGTTATAACAACGTTTTTGGTTATTACATTGAAATCACCAATTCCCATAAGGACAAAGCGCCGGCGCACTATCAGCGCAAGCAGACTTTGACCAATGCGGAACGCTATTGCACTGATGAGCTGATCGAACTTGAAAGAAAAGTTCTTAGCGCCAACACCAAGCGTGCGGACCTGGAATTTGAATTCTTTGAAGCTCTTCGTAAAGAGATCCTGGCTCAGTGTCCGGGACTTTTGGCTTTGGCGCACGAGTGTAGTGAAGTCGACGTGGTGGCAAGCCTTGCATGGCTAAGCCTTGAGGAAAAATACGTTCGTCCGAAATTCTCTGCAGATGGTTCTTTGAAAATGAAAGCCAGCCGCCACCCGGTGGTTGAACAAACCGTGAAAAAGAACTTCGTTGCCAACGACCTGGAGCTTCGCCAGCATTCCTGCCTGTTGCTGACAGGTCCCAACATGGCCGGTAAATCCACATTGATGCGTCAGGTGGCTTTGAATGCCATTCTTGCGCAGATGGGTTCTTTCGTTCCGTGTGATGAGGCTGAAATGCCGATCTTTGATGCGATCTTCACCCGTATCGGGGCAAGTGATCAGTTGTCTGAAGGTCTGTCCACGTTCATGGTCGAGATGACTGAAACATCCGCGATGCTGAAAAATGCCACCAAAGATTCTTTGGTCATCCTGGATGAAGTGGGGCGTGGGACCAGCACCTTCGATGGTATGTGTCTGGCGCAATCCATCCTTGAACATCTTTTGAGTGATGTGAAGGCTTTGACCTTCTTTGCCACTCACTATCACGAACTGACATCGTTGGATCAAAGCTTCGGTCAGATCACCAATGCCCACATGACGGTGGCAGAAAGAAACGGTGAAATCCGTTTCCTGCATACTCTTGTCAAGGGTCCGGCGCTGAAATCCTACGGGGTTCAGGTGGCCGAGCTTGCGGGCTTGCCGGCAACCGTCACCAAGCGTGCAAAAAGTCTTCTGCGTGATATCGAATCCAAACGAGTTCAGGCCAGCAGCCAATTGTCGTTGCTGGATTCTTTGACGTCGGACGAGGTTTACGTGGAACCCGTGGTGGTGAACGTGGATCCGGAAGCGGCTCGAGTGGGCGAGAAAATGAAGTCCCTGATGGAAGAGCTGCAAAAGTTCCCGCTGATGCAGACAAGTCCTTTGGATGTTATGAATCAGGTCGCTAAATGGAAAGAGATCGTCGAGCGCGTTTAA